In Flavobacterium cerinum, one genomic interval encodes:
- a CDS encoding cation diffusion facilitator family transporter: protein MTNERTAIKTTYFSIIGNTALALIKGLTGYFGNSYALIADAIESTTDIFASFLVLFGIKYSNRPADKNHPYGHGRAEPLITFLVVGFLITSATIIAYESIINIGTPHDLPKPYTLIVLGAIIIWKEISFRMVYKKGIQTNSSSLKADAWHHRSDAITSLAAFIGISIALIFGKGYESADDWAALFASFFILYNSYLIFRPALGEIMDEHFYDDLIEEIRTVSIGVEGVMDTEKCFIRKSGMKYHVDLHAVVNAYLTVKEGHEIAHRLKDTLKERIPELGHILIHIEPNE, encoded by the coding sequence ATGACGAACGAACGAACCGCTATAAAAACGACCTATTTCAGTATCATCGGTAATACTGCACTGGCATTGATTAAAGGTTTAACCGGTTATTTTGGGAACTCATATGCCCTGATTGCCGATGCCATCGAATCGACTACCGATATTTTCGCTTCGTTTCTGGTATTATTCGGTATCAAATATTCCAATCGCCCGGCTGATAAAAACCACCCATACGGACACGGAAGAGCCGAACCGCTTATCACGTTTCTGGTTGTAGGCTTTCTTATTACATCGGCAACTATTATTGCTTACGAAAGCATTATCAACATCGGAACACCACACGATCTCCCTAAACCCTACACGCTGATCGTATTGGGTGCTATCATTATCTGGAAGGAAATTTCCTTTAGAATGGTTTATAAAAAAGGGATTCAAACCAATAGTTCTTCCTTAAAAGCCGACGCCTGGCACCATCGAAGTGATGCTATTACCTCACTGGCTGCGTTTATCGGAATATCGATTGCTTTAATTTTCGGAAAAGGGTATGAATCCGCGGATGACTGGGCAGCCTTATTTGCTTCGTTCTTTATTTTATACAATAGCTATTTAATTTTCCGTCCGGCTTTAGGCGAAATCATGGATGAACATTTCTATGATGATCTGATTGAAGAAATCAGAACGGTTTCTATTGGTGTCGAAGGTGTTATGGATACCGAAAAGTGTTTTATCCGTAAATCGGGTATGAAATACCATGTAGACTTACACGCCGTTGTAAATGCTTATCTTACGGTAAAAGAAGGTCATGAAATCGCACATCGCCTTAAAGACACATTAAAAGAACGTATTCCGGAATTAGGACATATCCTGATTCATATTGAACCAAACGAATAA
- a CDS encoding diacylglycerol kinase family protein: MKKDNSFFTGRLRSLVFAFKGAYKLVTTEHSVMVQFSLAVLITLAGFYFQITKEEWLVQTLAIGLVLSIEGLNTAVEKIADFIHPDYHQKIGFIKDIAAGAVFFAAIAAIAVGLIIYLPRLT, from the coding sequence ATGAAAAAAGATAATTCCTTTTTTACCGGCCGGCTAAGAAGCCTTGTTTTTGCTTTTAAAGGAGCATACAAACTGGTAACTACTGAACACAGTGTTATGGTTCAGTTTAGTCTGGCAGTACTGATTACACTGGCCGGATTTTATTTTCAGATTACGAAAGAGGAATGGTTAGTACAAACCCTTGCTATCGGATTGGTACTTAGTATCGAAGGTTTGAATACCGCTGTCGAAAAAATAGCGGATTTTATTCATCCTGATTATCATCAAAAAATCGGTTTTATAAAAGACATAGCTGCCGGTGCTGTATTTTTTGCAGCTATTGCCGCTATAGCTGTGGGATTAATCATATATTTGCCACGGCTAACCTGA
- a CDS encoding DNA translocase FtsK, whose translation MAKATKKDTSDKGEKTAKPKFSWQLSRQYKVLLGALLVLFSVALLLSFISYYIYGDYDQSALTDFSDRSEKTYNWLGKFGAFLSDIFLYKGFGVASFLFVRLFFLAGAYLLVDLSLGKLKKTMFWDLFVMVILSILFGFFWNYVPQLGGVIGYEMNLFVQDYLGKTGTFLVLLFGIIVYLILKIRISTEGIKNFFERSNQSFTEELNQDKPVTDSQIITPVPLPDEIVDESITTSNPSLDFNNEEDDEILSNIELKTKPSSFEINKDALKPTIEHPSEITLKTKPVEPVVPVTAPPVIPTAPASEIIQTNDEHFVIEKIEEETFVEENLAAKLVQDFGEFDPTLELSNYQLPSVDLLKEYNSGGITINQAELEENKNRIVETLRNYKIDIAQIKATVGPTVTLYEIVPEAGIRISKIKSLEDDIALSLAALGIRIIAPIPGKGTIGIEVPNNSPTMVSMKSVIGSPKFQTAEMELPIALGKTISNETFVVDLAKMPHLLMAGATGQGKSVGLNAVLTSLLYKKHPAEVKFVLVDPKKVELTLFNKIERHYLAKLPDTEDAIITDNTKVINTLNSLCIEMDNRYSLLKDAMVRNIKEYNEKFKLRKLNPENGHRFLPYIVLVVDEFADLIMTAGKEVETPIARLAQLARAIGIHLIIATQRPSVNVITGIIKANFPARIAFRVTSKIDSRTILDSQGADQLIGRGDLLYTQGNDLTRVQCAFVDTPEVEKITEFIGSQKAYPNAYLLPEYVGEESGISLDIDIADRDSLFRDAAEIIVTAQQGSASLLQRKLKLGYNRAGRLIDQLEAAGIVGPFEGSKARSVLIPDLVALNQFFDNELNDL comes from the coding sequence ATGGCAAAAGCGACCAAAAAAGATACTTCTGATAAAGGAGAAAAAACGGCTAAACCGAAATTTTCATGGCAGTTATCACGCCAGTACAAAGTCCTCCTGGGGGCTTTACTTGTTTTATTTTCGGTAGCCCTGTTACTCTCTTTTATTTCCTATTACATTTATGGCGACTACGACCAGAGCGCACTAACAGACTTTAGTGACCGTAGTGAAAAAACCTATAACTGGCTGGGAAAATTCGGAGCTTTCCTTTCTGATATTTTCCTTTATAAAGGATTTGGAGTTGCTTCCTTCCTTTTTGTACGGTTATTCTTTTTAGCCGGTGCCTATTTATTGGTTGATCTATCTTTAGGCAAACTCAAAAAGACCATGTTCTGGGATTTATTTGTGATGGTTATTCTATCCATCTTATTTGGTTTTTTCTGGAACTATGTACCGCAATTAGGAGGTGTAATCGGCTATGAAATGAACCTTTTTGTCCAGGATTATTTGGGTAAAACCGGTACTTTCCTTGTATTACTTTTTGGTATTATTGTTTATTTAATTCTAAAAATCAGAATCTCCACAGAAGGTATTAAAAACTTTTTTGAAAGATCAAATCAATCTTTTACAGAAGAATTAAATCAGGACAAACCGGTTACCGACAGTCAAATCATCACTCCGGTACCACTTCCCGATGAAATCGTAGACGAATCCATTACCACTTCCAATCCAAGTCTGGATTTTAACAATGAAGAAGACGATGAAATTCTGTCGAATATCGAATTAAAAACCAAACCTTCATCATTTGAAATCAATAAAGATGCCTTAAAACCAACAATTGAGCATCCATCCGAAATCACACTAAAAACAAAACCTGTTGAACCCGTTGTTCCGGTAACGGCACCTCCGGTTATCCCGACAGCACCTGCCTCGGAAATTATCCAAACGAATGATGAGCATTTTGTGATCGAAAAAATAGAAGAAGAAACCTTTGTAGAAGAAAATCTTGCCGCAAAACTGGTTCAGGATTTTGGAGAATTTGATCCTACACTTGAGTTATCCAACTATCAGCTCCCTTCTGTTGATCTTCTTAAAGAATATAATTCCGGTGGGATCACAATCAATCAGGCTGAACTGGAAGAAAATAAAAACCGTATTGTTGAAACCCTTCGCAATTACAAGATTGATATTGCTCAGATTAAAGCAACTGTCGGACCAACCGTAACTTTATACGAAATTGTACCCGAAGCCGGTATTCGTATTTCAAAAATTAAAAGTCTGGAAGATGATATTGCTTTGTCGTTAGCTGCTTTAGGTATTCGTATCATCGCACCGATTCCGGGTAAAGGAACTATCGGTATCGAGGTTCCGAATAATTCACCGACAATGGTGTCCATGAAGAGCGTAATCGGTTCACCTAAATTCCAGACAGCCGAAATGGAATTACCAATAGCCCTTGGAAAAACCATCTCCAATGAGACTTTTGTAGTCGATCTGGCAAAAATGCCGCACTTACTAATGGCCGGAGCAACCGGACAAGGTAAATCAGTCGGACTAAATGCAGTATTGACTTCCTTACTTTATAAAAAACATCCGGCAGAAGTAAAATTTGTCCTTGTTGACCCTAAAAAGGTAGAATTAACCCTTTTTAATAAAATTGAACGTCATTATCTGGCCAAACTTCCGGATACAGAAGACGCAATCATAACAGATAACACCAAAGTAATCAATACATTAAACTCATTATGTATTGAAATGGACAACCGTTACAGCCTGCTAAAAGATGCAATGGTGCGTAACATTAAAGAATATAACGAAAAATTCAAGCTTCGTAAATTAAATCCGGAAAACGGACATCGTTTCTTACCTTATATCGTTTTAGTTGTCGATGAGTTTGCCGACTTAATCATGACTGCCGGTAAAGAAGTAGAAACACCGATTGCTCGTTTAGCCCAATTAGCCCGTGCCATCGGAATTCATTTGATCATTGCAACCCAGCGTCCGTCAGTAAACGTTATTACCGGTATTATAAAAGCCAACTTCCCGGCTCGAATTGCTTTCCGTGTGACATCTAAAATCGATTCAAGGACAATTTTAGACAGTCAGGGCGCCGATCAGTTAATTGGTCGCGGAGATTTACTTTACACACAAGGTAATGATCTTACCCGCGTACAGTGTGCTTTTGTTGACACACCTGAAGTTGAAAAAATAACCGAATTTATCGGTTCACAAAAAGCCTATCCGAATGCTTATTTGCTTCCGGAATACGTAGGCGAAGAAAGTGGCATAAGTCTTGATATTGATATTGCTGATAGAGACTCTTTATTCAGAGATGCTGCCGAGATTATTGTAACGGCACAACAAGGATCAGCCTCTTTGTTACAAAGAAAACTAAAACTGGGCTATAACCGGGCCGGACGTTTGATCGACCAATTGGAAGCCGCCGGAATCGTAGGACCTTTCGAAGGCAGTAAAGCCCGAAGTGTATTAATCCCGGATTTAGTAGCGCTCAATCAATTCTTTGATAATGAACTAAATGACTTGTAA
- a CDS encoding GyrI-like domain-containing protein, whose amino-acid sequence MNPEKIESFSVIGISVRTTNENQQAMKDIGLLWQQFITEACIEKIPNKIDSTVYCIYTDYEKDHTKPYTTILGCRVSDTANIPDGMIAKDISASSYQKIIAKGNIFQGALAEAWTQIWNSDIKRAYTADFEVYSDKAKNPENAEVDIFIAI is encoded by the coding sequence ATGAACCCGGAAAAAATAGAATCCTTTAGTGTAATCGGAATTTCCGTACGAACAACAAATGAAAACCAACAAGCGATGAAAGATATCGGATTGCTTTGGCAACAATTTATAACGGAAGCCTGTATCGAAAAAATCCCGAATAAAATTGATTCAACCGTATATTGTATTTATACCGATTATGAAAAAGATCATACCAAACCCTATACTACAATCTTAGGATGCCGTGTATCGGATACAGCAAATATTCCGGATGGGATGATCGCTAAAGACATTTCAGCCAGTAGTTATCAAAAGATAATTGCTAAAGGAAATATATTCCAAGGCGCATTAGCTGAAGCCTGGACCCAAATATGGAATTCCGATATTAAAAGAGCCTATACCGCCGACTTTGAAGTCTATTCAGACAAAGCCAAAAATCCCGAAAATGCTGAAGTTGATATTTTTATCGCAATATAA
- a CDS encoding alpha/beta hydrolase encodes MTKHFLFLFMLLIWGPVWALKPDKNYVAKPEDLSLTYTANTITTRDGYVLQSWAIAPNKENDNKTTLIVAYGDSGNMSYWLNQAWVASNNGYTVVLFDYRGFGKSQDFNINNDYLYYNEFATDLEAVIEWTKVNQKNTKTGIWALSMGTIMTNLALQKQKVDFVIAEGLVYDPSAIASKIKQVKNKTILLPDTNFDIKKLSRSITCPYLLIAGKQDKMTTSEDSKLFSELAKGRQLIEFDGNHLEGFTKLSGDGFGAIYMQKIQQFINP; translated from the coding sequence ATGACTAAGCATTTCCTGTTCCTTTTTATGCTATTGATTTGGGGACCTGTATGGGCCTTAAAACCGGATAAAAATTATGTTGCAAAACCTGAAGACTTATCTTTGACCTATACCGCTAATACTATTACAACCCGCGATGGCTATGTATTACAGTCCTGGGCAATTGCACCTAATAAGGAAAACGATAATAAAACCACTTTGATTGTAGCTTACGGTGATTCGGGGAATATGTCATACTGGCTTAATCAGGCATGGGTTGCTTCCAATAATGGTTATACTGTCGTTTTATTCGACTACCGCGGATTCGGAAAAAGTCAGGATTTCAACATCAACAACGACTATTTGTATTACAATGAATTCGCAACCGATTTGGAAGCAGTAATTGAATGGACAAAAGTGAATCAAAAAAATACAAAAACAGGAATTTGGGCACTTTCAATGGGAACCATTATGACCAATCTTGCCCTTCAAAAACAAAAAGTGGATTTTGTAATTGCCGAAGGACTTGTTTATGATCCGTCAGCAATCGCATCTAAAATCAAACAGGTTAAAAACAAAACGATACTGTTACCGGATACGAATTTTGATATTAAAAAATTATCCCGGTCCATTACTTGTCCTTATTTGCTGATTGCCGGAAAACAAGACAAAATGACAACATCGGAAGACAGTAAGCTTTTTTCAGAACTGGCAAAAGGGCGACAATTAATCGAATTTGACGGCAATCATCTGGAAGGATTCACCAAATTATCCGGCGATGGTTTCGGTGCTATTTATATGCAAAAAATACAGCAATTTATCAATCCGTAG
- the tpx gene encoding thiol peroxidase, whose product MAQITLQGNTIHTFGELPAVGTQAKDFQLVKNDLSVASLSDFKGSKVVLNIFPSVDTGTCAASVRKFNEKASNLENTKVLCISRDLPFAQARFCGAEGLTNVVNLSDFRDGNFGKEYGLTITDGPLAGLHSRAVIVLDENGVVQYSEQVSEIVDEPNYDNALAAL is encoded by the coding sequence ATGGCACAAATCACTTTACAAGGAAATACCATCCACACATTCGGGGAATTACCTGCTGTAGGAACACAGGCAAAAGATTTTCAACTGGTTAAAAACGATCTTTCCGTAGCATCACTATCCGATTTTAAAGGAAGTAAGGTCGTTTTAAATATTTTCCCAAGTGTTGACACGGGTACTTGTGCAGCATCGGTTCGTAAATTTAACGAAAAAGCAAGTAATCTTGAGAATACAAAAGTACTTTGCATTTCCCGTGACCTACCTTTTGCACAAGCGCGTTTTTGCGGAGCTGAAGGCCTGACTAATGTGGTTAATCTTTCCGATTTCAGAGACGGAAACTTCGGAAAAGAATACGGATTAACAATTACCGACGGACCTTTGGCCGGATTACATTCCCGAGCAGTTATCGTACTTGATGAAAACGGAGTAGTACAATACAGCGAACAGGTTTCGGAAATTGTAGATGAACCGAATTATGACAATGCTTTAGCAGCACTTTAA
- a CDS encoding cation-translocating P-type ATPase, whose translation MQDIKGLTAKEVLESRKKYGKNQVDYKKENGFWKAVKSLVQEPMVLLLLVAALLYFISGDTGDGIFLASAIVLVAAISLYQDSRSRNALEKLKAYTEPECTVIRNGITKKIKSEELVIGDSLVAEEGTAIAADAKIIQSNDFSVNESILTGESLPVAKDAESSDSYLYQGTTVASGLAIATVTAIGNKTKLGQIGKSLDSIKEEKTPLERQIGNFVKKMVIIGAIVFLIVWLLNYYQSGELLDSLLKALTLAMSILPEEIPVAFTTFMALGAWRLMRLGILVKQMKTVETLGSATVICTDKTGTLTENKMSLAKIYNFETDSISDYTEASANGNATIIRMAMWASEPIPFDPMETAIHEAYRQTHVDDERPGYKIVHEYPLGGKPPMMTHIFENSAGNRIIAAKGAPEAFLNSISFSEDQKNSINSAIKQLASDGYRILGVAESRFEGDHYPKQQQNFDFTFKGIVAFYDPPKKNITSVLQEFYKAGITVKIVTGDNAETTAAIARQIQFVGSEKSLNGDELIQMDQQELQQRVRDTHVFTRMYPEAKLKIINALKAQNEIVAMTGDGVNDGPALKAAHIGIAMGKKGTEIAKQAASLILLEDDLSKMVTAIAMGRRIYTNLKKAIQYIISIHIPIILTVFLPLALGWIYPNIFSPVHVIFLELIMGPTCSIIYENEPMETNTMNEKPRPFSNTFFNWKELTTSIIQGLAITAGTLGIYQYAVYHDYNENTTRTLVFTTLIIANIFLTLVNRSFYYSVIKTLRYKNSMITSIIGITLLLLGLLLFVPPLTAFFEFETLSLQSLVTSILIGFISVIWYEIIKAFKRLNHQSYKWLKRQI comes from the coding sequence ATGCAAGACATAAAAGGACTCACAGCAAAGGAAGTACTCGAATCCCGAAAAAAGTACGGCAAAAATCAAGTCGACTATAAGAAGGAAAACGGTTTCTGGAAAGCCGTTAAGAGTCTTGTTCAGGAACCCATGGTATTGTTACTGTTGGTAGCAGCATTACTTTATTTTATCAGTGGAGATACCGGCGATGGTATTTTTCTGGCATCAGCGATTGTTTTGGTAGCAGCAATTTCATTATATCAGGATTCCAGAAGTCGAAATGCGCTTGAAAAGCTAAAGGCGTATACCGAACCGGAATGTACCGTGATTCGCAACGGAATTACCAAAAAAATCAAAAGTGAAGAACTAGTTATCGGAGATTCTCTGGTAGCAGAAGAAGGTACTGCTATTGCTGCGGATGCCAAAATTATTCAATCCAATGATTTTTCGGTTAATGAATCCATACTTACCGGTGAATCCCTACCCGTTGCAAAAGATGCTGAAAGTTCAGATTCATATCTTTATCAAGGTACAACAGTTGCCAGCGGATTGGCTATTGCAACAGTTACAGCTATAGGAAACAAGACCAAACTGGGACAAATCGGAAAAAGCTTAGACAGCATAAAAGAAGAAAAGACTCCGTTAGAAAGACAAATCGGGAATTTTGTCAAAAAGATGGTTATCATCGGAGCAATCGTTTTTCTTATTGTATGGCTTCTCAATTATTACCAATCGGGAGAATTACTCGACAGTCTGCTAAAAGCATTAACACTGGCCATGAGTATTCTTCCGGAAGAAATTCCCGTCGCTTTTACAACCTTTATGGCTTTGGGTGCCTGGCGTTTAATGCGACTCGGCATATTGGTCAAACAAATGAAAACTGTCGAAACACTAGGGAGTGCAACTGTTATTTGTACCGATAAAACCGGAACATTGACCGAAAACAAAATGAGCCTCGCTAAAATATATAATTTTGAAACTGATTCTATTTCGGATTATACTGAAGCCAGCGCTAACGGGAATGCCACAATTATCCGAATGGCAATGTGGGCCAGCGAACCTATTCCTTTTGACCCGATGGAAACGGCAATTCATGAAGCTTACCGGCAAACCCATGTTGATGATGAACGACCGGGTTATAAGATTGTACACGAATATCCGTTGGGCGGTAAACCACCTATGATGACGCATATTTTTGAGAATTCAGCAGGAAATCGCATTATCGCTGCTAAAGGTGCTCCGGAGGCATTTTTAAATTCTATTTCTTTTAGTGAAGACCAGAAAAACAGCATAAATTCTGCCATTAAACAGCTGGCATCTGACGGTTATCGCATTTTAGGAGTAGCCGAATCCCGTTTTGAAGGAGATCATTACCCGAAACAACAACAGAATTTTGATTTTACATTTAAAGGAATCGTTGCTTTTTACGATCCGCCGAAAAAAAATATTACTTCGGTATTGCAAGAATTTTATAAAGCCGGTATTACTGTAAAAATCGTTACCGGAGACAATGCCGAAACAACTGCTGCCATTGCACGCCAAATCCAATTCGTTGGCAGTGAAAAAAGTCTGAACGGAGATGAACTGATACAAATGGATCAGCAGGAATTACAGCAACGGGTTCGCGATACTCATGTATTTACCCGAATGTACCCGGAAGCCAAACTTAAAATTATCAATGCTTTAAAAGCACAAAATGAAATCGTAGCGATGACCGGGGACGGTGTTAACGACGGCCCTGCTTTAAAAGCCGCTCATATTGGTATTGCTATGGGAAAAAAGGGGACTGAAATTGCTAAGCAAGCCGCCTCGCTAATCTTACTTGAAGATGACCTTTCCAAAATGGTAACCGCTATTGCAATGGGCAGACGAATTTATACCAATCTGAAAAAAGCTATTCAATATATCATTTCAATTCACATTCCTATTATTCTTACCGTTTTCCTTCCATTAGCATTAGGATGGATCTATCCGAATATTTTTTCACCCGTACATGTGATTTTCCTAGAGCTGATCATGGGACCTACCTGCTCTATCATTTACGAAAACGAACCAATGGAAACCAATACCATGAATGAAAAGCCGCGTCCGTTTTCGAATACTTTTTTCAATTGGAAAGAACTCACAACAAGTATCATACAAGGGTTAGCTATAACAGCAGGAACTCTGGGAATATATCAATATGCCGTTTACCATGATTACAATGAAAATACAACCCGGACTTTGGTATTCACCACATTGATCATTGCTAATATCTTTTTGACTTTGGTCAATCGTTCGTTTTACTACTCCGTCATCAAAACATTACGCTATAAAAACAGTATGATTACAAGTATAATAGGCATAACCCTACTACTACTTGGGCTCTTACTTTTTGTACCGCCTCTGACTGCTTTTTTTGAATTTGAAACGTTATCGCTGCAATCTTTAGTGACCAGTATATTAATCGGGTTTATATCCGTAATCTGGTATGAAATTATTAAGGCTTTTAAACGGTTAAACCATCAGAGTTATAAATGGCTTAAAAGACAAATTTGA
- a CDS encoding DUF2867 domain-containing protein, producing MKVIEEHVDLSEKALKSLVKIDFSDTFSTTNHQDSIAEITRKIFGQSPVWIRTLFTIRNFLVRLIGLKNEKPSDYNVGLAVGQYIGFFKVFSVDKTEILLGADDTHLNFRALIQNTSTANYNIKVTTLVAYNNQKGRYYMRFILPFHRIVVKSMVRQAYQN from the coding sequence ATGAAAGTTATCGAAGAGCATGTTGATCTCAGTGAAAAAGCACTGAAAAGCCTAGTAAAAATTGATTTTTCCGATACTTTTTCCACAACCAATCATCAGGATTCTATAGCTGAAATTACGCGAAAAATATTCGGGCAATCCCCTGTTTGGATTCGAACATTGTTTACAATTCGTAATTTTCTGGTTCGATTGATCGGTTTAAAAAATGAAAAGCCGAGCGATTATAACGTTGGTCTTGCTGTGGGACAATATATTGGTTTTTTTAAAGTTTTTTCGGTCGATAAAACTGAAATACTCCTCGGTGCAGATGACACTCATTTAAATTTCAGAGCGCTGATTCAGAATACTTCTACAGCCAACTATAACATTAAAGTAACAACGTTGGTTGCCTATAACAATCAAAAAGGGCGCTATTACATGCGGTTTATTCTACCTTTTCACCGGATCGTGGTAAAAAGCATGGTTCGCCAAGCGTATCAAAATTAA
- a CDS encoding TetR/AcrR family transcriptional regulator — protein MNKTKKKILEAGLQLFNTYGLPNVSQRKIAEHLGISPGNLTYHFKKKEDIEEALYFDLVNNISEEFRLMGEKEVSLQNLITFVENFFVTIYAYRFVYLDIVHLMRNNEVISGHYKQLIISRKLQFLRMIEQFIDSGLFREAELLDEYEMLYKRIQIILDFYLSAEEITENTIGYRPMGNHTLLFLHSIYPYLTTKGKKQFMEVLPLYE, from the coding sequence ATGAATAAAACAAAAAAGAAGATCCTCGAAGCCGGTTTACAGCTTTTTAATACTTACGGACTGCCTAATGTAAGCCAACGGAAAATAGCCGAACATTTAGGCATAAGTCCCGGTAATCTGACCTATCATTTTAAAAAGAAAGAAGATATTGAAGAAGCTTTGTATTTTGATCTGGTTAATAACATCAGTGAAGAGTTCCGCTTGATGGGAGAAAAGGAGGTGAGCTTACAGAACCTGATTACTTTTGTGGAGAACTTTTTTGTAACCATTTATGCCTATCGTTTTGTTTATCTGGATATTGTGCATCTGATGCGAAATAACGAAGTCATTTCGGGACATTATAAGCAATTGATCATTTCAAGAAAATTACAGTTTCTGCGAATGATCGAACAGTTTATTGATTCCGGATTATTTCGGGAAGCCGAGCTATTGGATGAATATGAAATGTTGTACAAGCGGATTCAGATTATTCTTGATTTTTATCTTTCAGCTGAAGAAATTACCGAAAATACAATCGGTTATCGACCAATGGGAAATCATACCTTGTTATTCCTGCATTCGATTTATCCGTACCTGACCACAAAAGGGAAGAAGCAGTTTATGGAAGTGCTCCCTCTTTATGAATAA
- a CDS encoding Panacea domain-containing protein, producing the protein MPYSPTTIANYYIEKYGKGGELTPMKLLKLTYIAYGWYLAVTEGKERLTDEQPVAWDMGPVFPSLYRNIKKNYKKWNISSKIPLPVLEKIKDRDKTFLDKIWSIYGKYDGVYLSALTHEEGAPWNEVYCKGSNRELNDETIYQHYKAKMSAKEDE; encoded by the coding sequence ATGCCATACAGTCCCACAACAATTGCCAATTATTACATTGAAAAGTACGGAAAAGGAGGAGAGTTAACACCGATGAAGCTCCTGAAACTAACTTATATCGCTTACGGATGGTATCTTGCCGTTACCGAAGGCAAAGAACGATTAACCGATGAACAACCGGTTGCCTGGGATATGGGGCCTGTGTTCCCTTCTCTTTATCGGAATATTAAGAAAAATTATAAGAAATGGAACATTTCGTCAAAAATTCCTCTGCCTGTTTTAGAAAAGATAAAAGATAGAGATAAGACTTTTTTAGATAAAATATGGTCTATTTACGGTAAGTATGATGGTGTTTATTTAAGTGCCTTAACACATGAAGAAGGTGCACCCTGGAATGAAGTGTATTGTAAAGGATCGAATAGAGAATTAAATGATGAAACGATATATCAGCATTACAAAGCAAAAATGAGTGCCAAAGAGGATGAATAG
- a CDS encoding LolA family protein produces MRTFLSLLTLLLFGLTLQAQDSKKAKDLLNEVSAKANSYDNIVIDFRFTLQNPKQNQNQDSKGNLTLKGNQFVLNFMGVTRIFDGKKNYTIIPEDEEVTISKYNENDENSITPSKMLTFFNSGYKYSWDILQNIRGRKIQYIKLTPLSTKDKTKEILLGIDTQTKHIYNKIEVAKDGTKTTLTVNSFKTNQPISKNHFTFTESKYPNYYINKLD; encoded by the coding sequence ATGCGTACTTTTCTTTCACTTTTAACATTACTCCTATTCGGTTTAACCTTACAGGCACAGGATTCTAAAAAAGCAAAAGACTTGCTGAATGAAGTTTCAGCAAAAGCCAACAGCTATGACAACATTGTAATCGATTTCCGTTTTACACTTCAGAATCCGAAACAAAACCAAAATCAGGATAGCAAAGGAAACCTGACTTTAAAAGGAAATCAGTTCGTTTTAAACTTTATGGGCGTAACCCGTATTTTTGACGGCAAAAAGAACTATACCATCATTCCGGAAGATGAAGAAGTAACAATTTCGAAGTATAATGAAAATGATGAAAATTCCATTACACCTTCAAAAATGCTGACATTCTTTAACTCCGGTTATAAGTATTCATGGGACATCCTTCAAAACATCAGAGGACGTAAAATTCAGTATATAAAACTGACGCCATTAAGTACTAAAGACAAAACCAAAGAAATTCTGTTAGGCATTGATACTCAGACCAAACACATCTATAATAAGATTGAAGTAGCTAAAGACGGTACGAAAACGACACTTACTGTTAATTCTTTTAAAACGAATCAGCCTATTTCGAAAAATCATTTTACCTTTACCGAGAGTAAATATCCCAATTATTACATCAATAAATTAGACTAA